ATCCTCTTTGTTTCCATCTTTGGTTTTTTGATGCCTGTGCAGTCATTTGAGGTGCAAAACGGCACAAAGTCAACTGTAATTATCTTCTTTGTCTCATACATTTTTGTTGGCTTGTTTTTTGGAACATTGTTCAATGTAGGCATTGCCTATTGGCCTGATAATGAATTTTTTCAATTTGGTTTTGTTAGAAACTGGATGGGTGGCTCTGTAGGTTTTTATGCATTGATCGGCGCGCTGGCTTATACCAGTCGCAAGCAGTGGTTTTTGCTTTTGCTCATCGGTTGTTTCGAGGTGATAAACCTAACGGTGATCGGAATAGATGTGCATATTTCGTTTATTCATGTGATGTCTGCGACCAGTGGATTTCTTACTTGCTGGATCCTTAAGAAAAAGGATGTTTTAGCTGCGAATTAGTACCTAAATATCTGTGATTAGTACCCAAAGAAATACTTTTAATATTCTCAACTTCGCTGGATTATAATCGTAAAGATTAACCGTACTCAAACCGTAAAAAAACATGGTAGGCGAAAATGAGGAGATCAAAATTCCTCAATCAGAATTACCCAGAGTTGTCGTAGTAGGAGGAGGCTTTGGAGGCCTAAGATTTTTAAAGAAACTGGACTCTAATAAGTTTCAAATCGTATTACTCGACCGATACAATTATCACACTTTTCAGCCACTCTTATATCAAGTAGCCACGGCAGGACTCGAGCCGGATTCTATTGCAGGTCCACTGAGAAAAAGTTTCCAAAACAGAAAGAATTTCTTTTTCAGAATGGCCAGTGTGAATCGCATCGATGAAAAGAATCAACAAGTAGAGACCAACATCGGAAAGTTGAAATACGACCGATTGGTTTTGGCGTGTGGTTCTTTGACCAACTTCTTTGGTAATGATGAATTCGAGCACAAAAGTTTTCCTTTGAAGCAAGTGCCTCATGCCTTAAACCTTCGAAGTCAAATTCTTCAAAATTTCGAAAAGGCTGTTCTCAAGACCGACGAAAATGAAATGCAGCGGTTGATGAATTACGTGATTGTGGGTGGAGGACCTACAGGAGTAGAAGTAGCTGGCGCATTGGGAGAGTTAAAAAAGCATGTATTGCCCAAGGACTTTCCTGAACTGAACCTCAACAAAATGCAGATTTACTTGGTGGAAGGCCAAGAGCGATTGTTAGGCGCTATGTCTGAATACTCAAGTAAAAAGGCTTTTGACTATCTCAAGAAATTTGATGTCAATATCTACGTCGGGAAGATTGTAAAGGCTTTTGACGGGGAAATTGTGACTCTCAATGACGGTATGCAAATTCCAACGGAGACATTGGTATGGGCGGCGGGCGTCAAAGGCAACGCCATTGCAGGACTTACGCTCGATATTACACCTGACAAACGCTTCAAAGTAGATGAATACAGTAGGGTGGCAGGATTTGAAAATATTTACGCCATCGGCGATGTGGCTAGTATGTCAACAGAAAAGTTTCCGAAGGGACATCCGATGCTAGCTCCTGTAGCTATTCAGCAAGGAGCCTTGTTGGCCAGTAATCTGAATGGGTTGAGCAAAGGCAAGCCTTGGAAAGCATTTACTTATACCGATAAGGGAACAATGGCTACCGTGGGTCGCAATAAGGCTGTAACTGAACTGCTAGGCAAGTTTAAGTTTGGTGGATTTATGGCTTGGTTGACCTGGATGTTTGTGCATTTGATCCTTATCGTTGAGTTTAGAAACAAGATTGTGATTTTTGGAAATTGGTTATGGAACTATTTTACTTACGATCGAGGCACACGTTTGATCATTCGCCCATTTGTAAAACATAAAGCCAAAAAGAAAGAAAAGCCGAGCGAAGACGAGAAAGTACTGGTGGCTTAAAAAGTTGACTGTGGACATTTCCACCTAATCTTGCTGTCCAGTCGACTAGCCATTTCACCACTAGTAAAATGATAGTGGCGCAATCCTACGGTTTCTATAAATTTGGCAGGTATGCAAATTACTAAGCAACGCGCCTATTGGCTATGCCAAATCATGGGGTGGTCTACCTGGGGACTACTCAACTTTGCTGTGTTACTGATGCAAAGCAATAAGGTGGCTTTTACTGATTTTTTTGGAGCTATTTTTCAGGTAGCTTTTTATATTGGTTCTTCGCACTTTTTGCGATCATTGATCAAAAAGAAACAATGGTCGACTTTTTCCTCGATACGGCTAATACCAAGGATTCTGATTTCAAACCTTGTTCTTGGCCTTGTAAACTATTTCTCCTTGATTCTAGTGTCATTTCTGATGGGAACTTTGATTGTTTCAGTCGAGATGAAGCCTACCCACATGATATTAGGAATTTTGGGGCCTACTGCCATGTATTTCTTATGGTCATTGGTGTATTTCACTTATCACTACTTCGAGGAGTATAATAAATCCTTGCAATACCAGACGGTTATTCGTGACACCGAATTGAACAATTTACGGGCGCAGTTGAATCCTCACTTTATATTTAATGCGTTAAACAGTATCAGGGCTTTGGTAGATGAAGATCCCAAAAAATCTAAATCAGCAATTACTCAATTGTCTAATATTCTGAGAAATTCTCTTCAAGTAGATAAGCAGAAGTTGGTACTACTACAAGACGAAATGGCTACTGTAGAGGATTATCTGAGCTTGGAGTCGATTCGATATGAAGAAAGGTTGAATGTAGAGTGGGAAGTGAGCAAGCGAACGCATAAGATTAAGATTCCTCCGATGATGATTCAGACTTTAGTAGAAAATGGAATCAAGCATGGTATATCCAAGTTAAAATCCGGAGGTACAATAAGTGTGATGGCAAGGATTGAAGGTGACTTTTTGGTGGTTCAAATTAGAAATTCAGGTGTATATTTAAATAACAAACCATCCAAGAAAAGTGGGTATGGCTTGAGCAATACAAGGAAAAGGATTGAGCTGATCTATGGTGGTTTGGCTCGTTTTACAATTAAAAATGAATCGGAAAATACGGTATTAACCGAATTGGTTTTGCCCAAAGGATACTAGATATGAAGGCCATAATTATAGATGACGAAAGATTAGCAAGAAAGGAACTGACTTCTCTACTGGCAGAATTTCCAGAAATCGAAATCGTGGATGAAGCGGTCAATGCTGATGATGCTGTGGAAAAAATACAAAAACACGATCCCGATCTAATCTTCCTTGACATTCAAATGCCTGATAAGACGGGATTTGAATTGTTGGAAATGTTGGAAAAGACACCTTTGGTAGTTTTCACTACTGCCTATGATCAGTTTGCAATTAAAGCTTTTGAGTTTAACGCTTTAGATTATTTGCTCAAGCCGATCGATACAGAAAGATTAGCTAGTGTAGTGAAGAAAGTACTAGATCAATCATCAAAGCCAGCTCCAGTTGTTGTGGAGTCAGCAGAAAAATTAAAGTCATCAGATCAGGTATTTGTAAAGGATGGAGAGAAATGTTGGTTTGTAAAACTGGAAAACATTCGGTTGTTTGAATCTGATGGTAATTATATCAAAGTTTTCTTCGATGGTTTTCGGCCAATGATTCACAAGTCTTTGAACGCACTCGATGAGAAGTTGGACGACAAATCATTTTTTAGGGCCAGTAGAAAACACATTATCAATCTTGGATGGGTAGAGTCCATAGAGCCATGGTTTAACGGAGGGTTGATGGTACAGCTCAAAGGAGGTGATAAGGTGGAGGTAAGTAGAAGACAAGCTTCAAAATTTAAAGAACGAATGAGCCTCTAGCCCTCTCTTACTCGTTCCATTAATTCTGCCTGGATATCCCAGTCCTTAGCGAGATTGATCATAGCGGTGGCTTCCATCTCAGTCATGTACCCTTTTTTATGATTGTCTTGCCACACGGCAATCAAATGATCCAGTTTTTTCTCTTTGGGTAATACACCAATTACTTTGTTTAGGAATTCCCTTGCCCGTTCAAAGGCTGAAATAAAGTCTTCGGCAATAAAGGCATTAGCCCAATCCAATTCTCTGTGGGCATCATATTGATTGGCACTTTCATCGAGTAGGGCTTTTTCGTCTTCGTCTAAACCGTGATAGTGAAATATCAACGATTTCAGTAACATTAATGCTCTTTTTTCTTGCCTTGTCATGCTAAAAAACTACACTGTTTTAATTGTGCCCGTGTGGATGATATAAACCCCATACTAGCCTGTTTGTCTAGTATAAAAATACAGTTGTCAATAATAAATGATGAATATAATCAGATTATAAGTTTTTCTGTAATGAAATCGGCAAGTAATTTTCCATTTGACGTAAGGCGTAAGAAATTGCCGTCGATTTCAAGCAGATTCATTTGCAAAAATTTCTGAATATGGTCCTTTCTTTCTACCAACATTTCGAAGTCAAAGTTCTTCTTTAGGCTCGCATGGTTTAATCCTTCTTTGAGTCGAAGTTGAGTAAGAATCATTTCATTGATTTGATCTTCTATACTTAATTTTTCAATGGAGATGGGCAGCTCGTTGGAGTTTAGACTCTTAATGTATTTGATGTTGTTGGCATGATTGAATTGTCTTTCTGTGCCGTTGTAAGAGTGAGCTGCGGGCCCCAATCCTAAGTATTTTTTTCTGTGCCAGTAGGACGAATTATGTCTGGACTCAAAGCCAGGAAGGCAAAAGTTAGAAATCTCGTATTGTTCATAGCCTGAGGCCGCAAGGGTATTCATGATCAACGTCAGATGTTCGGCAGCAAGGTCCTCGTTGATAGGGGTTAGTTTGTCTTGCTTTTCCCATTTGCCAAAAACTGTATTTTCTTCTATAGTGAGTCCGTAAATTGAGATGTGGGGAGTGCTTAGTTTTAATGCTTGTTTTAGATCTTTTTCGAGCGCATCTAGTGACTGGTTTGGGACTCCAAAAATTAAATCAATTGAGATGTTCTGAAAACCTATTTGCTTAGCATTCCAAACTGAGTTAATTGCCATTTGGGAATTATGCGCGCGATTGAAATAGGATAAGATTTGATTGTCAAAAGACTGTATGCCGATACTTAATCTATTGATTCCAGCGGCTTTCAATTCTTCAAGTTTCGATTGACCCAGATCATCCGGGTTTGCTTCCAAAGTAATTTCTGGGTTTTCACCAATCGAAAAATTTTCATAGATGTTCTGTAGAATGGTTGATAACTCTTGCGTGCTAAGAATGGAAGGAGTTCCTCCACCGAAATAGATAGTTTCTATTGTTTCGCC
The sequence above is drawn from the Reichenbachiella sp. genome and encodes:
- a CDS encoding rhomboid family intramembrane serine protease; translation: MEESKQASRKKHTNEQLIPYQWFWTNVYGERMGFVEWAKSRPFTIIYLVIVWSIIGVLGFASTRNCEETWQMAFACDRAIWMIKIVTEPLNYVMSWFTAPFFHNGLDHILFVSIFGFLMPVQSFEVQNGTKSTVIIFFVSYIFVGLFFGTLFNVGIAYWPDNEFFQFGFVRNWMGGSVGFYALIGALAYTSRKQWFLLLLIGCFEVINLTVIGIDVHISFIHVMSATSGFLTCWILKKKDVLAAN
- a CDS encoding NAD(P)/FAD-dependent oxidoreductase encodes the protein MVGENEEIKIPQSELPRVVVVGGGFGGLRFLKKLDSNKFQIVLLDRYNYHTFQPLLYQVATAGLEPDSIAGPLRKSFQNRKNFFFRMASVNRIDEKNQQVETNIGKLKYDRLVLACGSLTNFFGNDEFEHKSFPLKQVPHALNLRSQILQNFEKAVLKTDENEMQRLMNYVIVGGGPTGVEVAGALGELKKHVLPKDFPELNLNKMQIYLVEGQERLLGAMSEYSSKKAFDYLKKFDVNIYVGKIVKAFDGEIVTLNDGMQIPTETLVWAAGVKGNAIAGLTLDITPDKRFKVDEYSRVAGFENIYAIGDVASMSTEKFPKGHPMLAPVAIQQGALLASNLNGLSKGKPWKAFTYTDKGTMATVGRNKAVTELLGKFKFGGFMAWLTWMFVHLILIVEFRNKIVIFGNWLWNYFTYDRGTRLIIRPFVKHKAKKKEKPSEDEKVLVA
- a CDS encoding sensor histidine kinase, which gives rise to MQITKQRAYWLCQIMGWSTWGLLNFAVLLMQSNKVAFTDFFGAIFQVAFYIGSSHFLRSLIKKKQWSTFSSIRLIPRILISNLVLGLVNYFSLILVSFLMGTLIVSVEMKPTHMILGILGPTAMYFLWSLVYFTYHYFEEYNKSLQYQTVIRDTELNNLRAQLNPHFIFNALNSIRALVDEDPKKSKSAITQLSNILRNSLQVDKQKLVLLQDEMATVEDYLSLESIRYEERLNVEWEVSKRTHKIKIPPMMIQTLVENGIKHGISKLKSGGTISVMARIEGDFLVVQIRNSGVYLNNKPSKKSGYGLSNTRKRIELIYGGLARFTIKNESENTVLTELVLPKGY
- a CDS encoding LytR/AlgR family response regulator transcription factor, coding for MKAIIIDDERLARKELTSLLAEFPEIEIVDEAVNADDAVEKIQKHDPDLIFLDIQMPDKTGFELLEMLEKTPLVVFTTAYDQFAIKAFEFNALDYLLKPIDTERLASVVKKVLDQSSKPAPVVVESAEKLKSSDQVFVKDGEKCWFVKLENIRLFESDGNYIKVFFDGFRPMIHKSLNALDEKLDDKSFFRASRKHIINLGWVESIEPWFNGGLMVQLKGGDKVEVSRRQASKFKERMSL
- the hemW gene encoding radical SAM family heme chaperone HemW, which produces MAGIYIHIPYCKQACHYCDFHFSTNLNTKSDLIDAILKEIELQKHYLLGETIETIYFGGGTPSILSTQELSTILQNIYENFSIGENPEITLEANPDDLGQSKLEELKAAGINRLSIGIQSFDNQILSYFNRAHNSQMAINSVWNAKQIGFQNISIDLIFGVPNQSLDALEKDLKQALKLSTPHISIYGLTIEENTVFGKWEKQDKLTPINEDLAAEHLTLIMNTLAASGYEQYEISNFCLPGFESRHNSSYWHRKKYLGLGPAAHSYNGTERQFNHANNIKYIKSLNSNELPISIEKLSIEDQINEMILTQLRLKEGLNHASLKKNFDFEMLVERKDHIQKFLQMNLLEIDGNFLRLTSNGKLLADFITEKLII